The Methanohalophilus portucalensis genome window below encodes:
- a CDS encoding multiheme c-type cytochrome, with the protein MRIITIFIIFTLVFACAGGIADASPTEADTLSHEEFTSYSTCSRCHAITTSQWEGSMHYHAFDDPFYQEELKLASKESNGSLDEFCTRCHIPVGVVSGQVPPIDNPNISEEADEGVGCDFCHSVKESSEIGNGGYAVAPSETKYGPFDDSESTFHESQYSEFYTKSEYCGMCHQITHPTSGVVLDDTYQAWSEGPYAEEEVQCQDCHMTPGITEFEANPGRAGSGAPKRDHISVHNFAGANVFVTGILGEDDHKEMAIERLQEAATLEVNIPENAQSGEEVAIEVSITNSGAGHNLPTGLTEARQMWTQVDIKDSQGREIYSSGNLDKDGNIENGTIYWAVYSDADGNPTMKLWEVTDVISDNRIAPESTAIEVHNFTLPEGVVDPIIVDTKLLYRSAPQSLIDELFGGEYEVPIVEMESVKGGINGEVESEGTPGFGSVVGLIALFTIYLFRRNM; encoded by the coding sequence GTGAGAATTATAACCATATTTATTATTTTTACATTAGTTTTTGCCTGTGCCGGAGGTATAGCAGATGCATCTCCCACTGAAGCAGATACCTTATCGCATGAAGAGTTTACTTCATATTCTACCTGCAGCAGATGCCATGCTATCACAACGAGCCAGTGGGAAGGCAGCATGCATTACCATGCTTTTGATGACCCTTTTTATCAGGAAGAACTAAAACTTGCAAGTAAAGAGTCGAATGGCTCCCTTGATGAGTTCTGTACACGCTGTCACATACCTGTCGGCGTGGTTTCAGGGCAGGTCCCCCCTATAGATAACCCAAATATAAGTGAAGAGGCTGATGAAGGGGTGGGCTGTGATTTTTGCCACAGTGTAAAGGAATCCTCTGAGATCGGCAACGGAGGTTATGCTGTAGCCCCTTCTGAAACCAAATATGGCCCTTTCGATGATTCCGAATCTACTTTCCATGAATCCCAGTACAGTGAATTCTATACAAAATCAGAGTATTGCGGAATGTGTCACCAGATCACCCATCCAACATCCGGTGTAGTGCTGGATGACACCTATCAGGCATGGAGCGAAGGCCCTTATGCTGAAGAAGAGGTTCAATGCCAGGATTGCCACATGACACCTGGAATTACTGAATTTGAGGCAAATCCCGGGCGTGCTGGATCTGGTGCACCCAAAAGAGACCATATATCGGTGCACAACTTCGCAGGAGCCAATGTTTTTGTTACAGGGATACTGGGCGAGGATGATCATAAAGAAATGGCAATCGAAAGACTTCAGGAAGCGGCTACACTAGAGGTAAACATTCCCGAAAATGCGCAATCAGGCGAAGAAGTTGCCATTGAAGTGTCGATTACGAATTCCGGGGCAGGTCATAATTTGCCTACAGGACTTACTGAAGCCAGGCAAATGTGGACCCAGGTGGATATAAAAGACAGCCAGGGACGCGAGATTTACAGTTCAGGGAATCTGGATAAGGATGGCAATATCGAGAATGGAACTATTTACTGGGCCGTATATTCCGATGCTGACGGCAATCCTACTATGAAATTATGGGAAGTTACAGATGTGATATCTGATAACAGGATTGCGCCTGAATCAACTGCCATTGAAGTGCACAATTTTACTTTACCAGAAGGTGTAGTCGACCCCATTATTGTGGATACGAAATTGCTCTACAGATCTGCTCCCCAGTCACTTATAGATGAACTATTTGGAGGAGAATATGAAGTTCCGATTGTAGAGATGGAGTCCGTTAAAGGCGGAATAAACGGTGAAGTAGAGTCTGAAGGAACACCCGGATTTGGAAGTGTTGTTGGATTGATTGCATTATTTACAATTTATTTGTTTAGAAGGAATATGTAA
- a CDS encoding carboxymuconolactone decarboxylase family protein produces the protein MTEHEKVVQDIENKMGFAPNILHTLKEIDPNFVNKYRRCHDKLLSDGAMPAKYKILMALAVVASKQCEACTVSQMKSALKNGATAEEIMETMEVISITSGAPAVAACREALKLLQE, from the coding sequence ATGACAGAACATGAGAAAGTAGTACAGGATATAGAGAATAAGATGGGGTTTGCCCCGAATATTCTCCACACACTGAAGGAAATCGATCCCAACTTCGTTAATAAGTACAGGAGATGTCATGACAAACTGTTGTCAGACGGTGCAATGCCTGCCAAGTACAAGATACTTATGGCACTGGCAGTCGTTGCCTCCAAACAGTGTGAGGCCTGTACAGTCTCCCAGATGAAGAGCGCTCTGAAAAATGGCGCCACAGCAGAGGAAATAATGGAAACTATGGAAGTGATCTCTATCACTTCAGGTGCACCTGCAGTTGCAGCATGCAGGGAGGCACTTAAGTTACTGCAGGAGTAA
- a CDS encoding DUF2180 family protein → MMKCYDCAEEGKTEEASVVCIVCGKGLCSAHAKEMPLQVSVGKPPNVKHLHKGLPHFMCNYCLENTVEDACV, encoded by the coding sequence ATGATGAAATGTTATGATTGTGCGGAAGAAGGTAAAACGGAAGAAGCATCAGTTGTATGTATTGTTTGTGGGAAAGGCCTGTGTTCTGCCCATGCAAAGGAGATGCCCCTCCAGGTTTCTGTAGGCAAACCACCAAATGTGAAGCACCTGCACAAAGGATTGCCCCATTTCATGTGCAATTATTGTCTCGAAAATACTGTTGAAGATGCATGTGTATGA
- a CDS encoding DUF2180 family protein — MKCFECEKENKKTDTIGICIICGRGICEEHYVREKVPVWEGEYEIRLKCMGDACEIDDMQPLLKIICNPCHEALTENS, encoded by the coding sequence ATGAAATGTTTTGAATGTGAAAAAGAAAACAAGAAAACAGATACAATTGGAATTTGTATTATCTGTGGCAGAGGCATCTGTGAAGAACATTATGTAAGGGAAAAGGTCCCCGTATGGGAAGGAGAATATGAAATCCGTCTCAAATGTATGGGAGATGCATGTGAAATTGACGACATGCAGCCTCTTCTGAAAATAATATGCAATCCCTGCCATGAAGCCCTGACAGAAAATTCCTAA
- a CDS encoding desulfoferrodoxin FeS4 iron-binding domain-containing protein, producing MGVQKVGEKYICNICGNEVEVTEVGGGVLICCGEEMELME from the coding sequence ATGGGAGTTCAAAAAGTAGGTGAAAAATACATTTGTAATATCTGTGGCAACGAAGTTGAAGTCACTGAAGTTGGCGGCGGAGTACTTATTTGCTGTGGGGAAGAAATGGAACTTATGGAATAA
- the mer gene encoding 5,10-methylenetetrahydromethanopterin reductase gives MSFGIEFVPGDPVLKIAHYAKLAEQQGFDNVWVTDHYNNRDVYTTLAVLAINTNSIKLGTGVTNPYTRNAAITASSIGSINEISGGRAILGLGPGDKATFDAMGIPWDKPLTTTKESIEALRGFLGGEKVEMDGDMIKFGGAKMAFKTGDVPIYMGAQGPKMLELAGQVADGVLINASHPRDFEVAMEKIKAGADKAGRSMDEIDVAAYACFSIDKDAAKAKNAAKVVVAFIVAGSPDMVLERHGIDPAAKKEIGAAISKGDFGALMGDLVTDEMMDAFCICGTPEDCKQRINDLKDIGVTQIVAGSPLGPNKEKAIKLIGKEIIGGN, from the coding sequence ATGTCATTTGGAATAGAGTTCGTACCAGGAGACCCAGTTCTCAAAATCGCCCACTATGCAAAGCTTGCTGAACAACAGGGATTTGACAATGTTTGGGTTACAGACCACTACAACAATCGTGATGTTTATACCACCCTTGCAGTGTTGGCTATAAACACCAACAGCATAAAACTCGGAACAGGTGTGACAAACCCATACACAAGAAATGCAGCCATTACTGCATCCAGCATTGGTTCTATCAACGAGATATCCGGTGGCCGTGCAATCCTCGGTCTTGGACCCGGAGACAAGGCAACCTTTGATGCAATGGGAATCCCATGGGACAAACCATTGACCACAACCAAGGAATCCATTGAAGCCCTTCGTGGTTTTTTGGGCGGTGAAAAGGTTGAAATGGACGGTGACATGATCAAATTCGGCGGCGCGAAGATGGCATTCAAGACCGGCGATGTGCCTATTTATATGGGTGCACAGGGGCCCAAGATGCTCGAACTTGCAGGTCAGGTCGCAGACGGTGTACTGATCAATGCATCCCACCCAAGGGACTTTGAAGTCGCAATGGAAAAAATAAAAGCAGGTGCTGACAAAGCAGGCCGCAGCATGGATGAGATCGATGTAGCAGCTTATGCATGCTTCTCGATCGACAAAGATGCAGCAAAAGCCAAGAACGCTGCAAAAGTAGTTGTTGCTTTCATCGTTGCAGGTTCTCCCGACATGGTTCTTGAACGCCACGGAATCGACCCTGCAGCCAAGAAGGAGATAGGTGCTGCAATTTCCAAGGGAGACTTCGGAGCACTTATGGGTGACCTTGTAACGGATGAAATGATGGACGCTTTCTGTATCTGTGGAACCCCTGAAGACTGCAAGCAAAGGATCAATGACCTGAAGGACATTGGTGTTACCCAGATTGTTGCCGGCTCACCACTTGGACCTAACAAAGAAAAAGCAATCAAACTCATCGGTAAGGAGATCATCGGAGGAAACTGA
- the fpoF gene encoding F420H2 dehydrogenase subunit FpoF: protein MVHPKILEVIDYDVCTACGACVSACPAGAIVMNKKAEVRDPDNLELFTKGAAPNVCEGCYTCGRICPVVDGYVEDEFANVRSFFGAKSDIEGQDGGATTAIASKLLELGEVDCFVGITRNDNWETQLEVFTDPEQIKRAKGTKYTYDSVLSALRDPFEQYDKIGVIGVPCQAHGARLISENVNDKIVVIIGLLCMESFYHDVMSDKIIKEIMELNPEDVVKFDFAKGKFWAYTKDGESHSVKIPQVGPHARNPCHHCCDYTSVSADISIGSVGAPDGWNSVLIRTDEGEKYFKMAEDELEIMEDPKPGMDLVKKLATMKHTNNSQHYLEVCEKFSFDECGIR, encoded by the coding sequence ATGGTTCATCCGAAGATACTAGAGGTCATTGATTATGACGTCTGTACCGCTTGCGGGGCATGTGTTTCAGCATGTCCTGCCGGTGCCATCGTCATGAACAAAAAGGCCGAAGTAAGAGATCCGGACAATTTGGAGTTGTTCACTAAAGGTGCTGCCCCAAATGTCTGTGAAGGTTGCTATACCTGTGGACGCATCTGTCCCGTAGTGGATGGTTATGTCGAGGATGAATTTGCAAATGTCAGGAGTTTCTTTGGTGCAAAAAGTGACATCGAAGGACAGGACGGTGGTGCAACAACTGCAATTGCAAGCAAACTGCTTGAATTGGGAGAAGTGGACTGCTTTGTGGGAATTACCCGCAATGACAACTGGGAAACCCAACTTGAAGTATTCACCGATCCAGAACAAATCAAGAGGGCCAAAGGAACCAAATACACATATGATTCCGTACTCTCTGCTCTGAGGGACCCCTTCGAACAATATGATAAAATCGGTGTAATCGGTGTACCCTGCCAGGCTCACGGTGCACGCTTGATATCCGAAAATGTCAATGACAAGATCGTGGTTATTATAGGGCTTCTTTGTATGGAAAGTTTTTATCATGATGTAATGTCTGATAAAATCATCAAAGAGATAATGGAACTCAATCCTGAAGATGTTGTAAAGTTCGACTTCGCAAAGGGTAAGTTCTGGGCATACACAAAGGATGGCGAAAGTCACAGTGTCAAGATCCCACAAGTTGGTCCGCATGCCAGGAATCCCTGCCACCACTGCTGTGATTACACATCAGTTTCAGCAGATATATCAATAGGTTCTGTAGGTGCACCGGATGGATGGAACAGTGTTCTGATCCGTACAGACGAAGGTGAAAAATACTTCAAGATGGCTGAAGATGAACTTGAGATAATGGAAGATCCAAAACCGGGAATGGACCTTGTCAAGAAACTGGCAACAATGAAACACACCAACAATTCACAACATTATCTTGAAGTTTGCGAGAAATTCAGCTTCGACGAATGTGGCATCAGATAA
- a CDS encoding nicotinamide-nucleotide adenylyltransferase, whose translation MNLKRAFYIGRFQPFHKGHYSVIKTIGKDIDELVIGVGSAQRSHETPNPFTAGERIMMIRHSLADTDIKHYAVPIDDIQQNAVWVSYVTARTPPFDIVYSNNPLILELFEEAGIETKQPPMYHRDKYSGTQIREKMIAGEKWEQLVPESVTEVIEEIDGVRRLKHVSGSDQTF comes from the coding sequence ATGAATCTTAAAAGGGCATTCTATATAGGGCGCTTCCAGCCATTCCACAAAGGCCACTATTCGGTCATAAAAACGATTGGAAAAGATATTGATGAACTCGTAATAGGTGTCGGAAGCGCTCAAAGAAGCCATGAAACACCGAATCCCTTTACTGCCGGTGAACGCATAATGATGATTCGTCATTCTCTTGCAGATACGGACATCAAACATTATGCAGTCCCCATTGATGACATCCAGCAAAACGCAGTTTGGGTTTCCTATGTCACCGCACGGACACCTCCTTTTGACATAGTTTATTCCAATAATCCTCTAATCCTCGAGCTTTTCGAAGAAGCAGGCATAGAAACAAAGCAACCTCCCATGTACCACCGGGATAAGTATTCAGGCACCCAAATCCGTGAAAAGATGATTGCCGGTGAAAAATGGGAGCAACTAGTCCCCGAATCAGTTACAGAAGTTATTGAAGAGATTGATGGTGTCAGGAGATTAAAACATGTCTCCGGAAGCGATCAAACTTTCTGA
- a CDS encoding adenylate kinase family protein, translating to MFIALTGTPGCGKTSISGLLENEFGYRVVHLNELIKSENLFLEEDEQRDCVVTDIDVVQKRLSAIEESEKPVIIDSHMAHLIADVSIVLRTAPDELKKRLGERGYKPAKVDENIEAECLDVILVESVENCEMVFEVDTTGRSMSEVAGDVREIIEGISSGHPPLDKFKPGAFDWSGEIF from the coding sequence ATGTTTATTGCTTTAACCGGCACCCCCGGATGCGGGAAAACATCTATATCCGGGCTGCTTGAGAATGAATTTGGATATCGAGTAGTTCATCTGAACGAACTCATAAAATCCGAGAATCTTTTCTTGGAAGAAGATGAGCAACGCGACTGTGTAGTTACTGACATTGATGTGGTACAAAAGCGGCTGTCAGCCATAGAAGAATCTGAAAAGCCTGTAATCATTGACAGCCACATGGCCCATCTGATTGCAGATGTTTCCATCGTCCTACGTACGGCTCCCGACGAACTCAAAAAAAGGCTTGGGGAAAGGGGATACAAACCTGCAAAAGTTGACGAGAATATAGAAGCAGAATGCCTCGATGTAATACTTGTAGAATCAGTTGAAAACTGTGAAATGGTATTTGAAGTTGATACCACAGGTCGAAGTATGAGTGAAGTTGCGGGGGATGTAAGAGAGATAATCGAAGGCATATCCTCAGGACATCCGCCCCTTGATAAATTCAAACCCGGTGCTTTTGATTGGAGCGGGGAAATATTCTGA
- a CDS encoding anthranilate synthase component II: MKVLFVNNRDSFVWNLVDAFSVLGVETVVVPNTVKIEEVRNIKPDAIVISPGPGIPERPEDIGNCLQIIKEYGPNTPILGVCLGHQAINRAYGGSTGRCEKGPVHGKASSIIHSDSLLFAGFSNPFEGGRYHSLEIKELAPSLESIAHTKDGSIMAIKHKEHLVYGIQFHPESVLMSDGLKIIENFLALGIQED, encoded by the coding sequence ATGAAAGTACTGTTTGTAAACAACCGGGATTCCTTTGTATGGAACCTTGTGGATGCCTTTTCCGTATTGGGTGTTGAAACCGTAGTTGTTCCAAATACTGTAAAAATAGAAGAAGTCAGGAATATAAAACCAGACGCCATTGTCATATCACCCGGCCCCGGCATTCCTGAAAGACCCGAGGATATCGGCAACTGCCTCCAAATTATTAAGGAATACGGCCCAAATACCCCTATACTGGGAGTTTGCCTTGGCCATCAGGCTATAAATCGGGCTTACGGAGGCAGTACGGGCAGATGTGAAAAGGGGCCCGTCCACGGAAAGGCTTCATCAATAATTCACAGTGATTCGCTTCTTTTTGCGGGATTTTCCAATCCTTTTGAAGGAGGAAGATATCATTCACTGGAAATTAAAGAACTTGCCCCTTCCCTGGAATCCATTGCCCATACAAAAGATGGCTCAATAATGGCGATAAAGCATAAGGAACACCTGGTCTATGGCATCCAGTTCCATCCTGAATCAGTCCTTATGAGTGATGGTTTAAAAATTATTGAAAATTTTCTGGCTCTGGGCATACAGGAGGATTAA